A stretch of the Argentina anserina chromosome 6, drPotAnse1.1, whole genome shotgun sequence genome encodes the following:
- the LOC126801153 gene encoding protein SODIUM POTASSIUM ROOT DEFECTIVE 1-like, which translates to MKLKGIDIFCASQASTAICFSMDQASSSSSVIQLGGRAIDRHNPIIQDSRRSSTSTRFINPPCYSHPPINPKTYHQLQKCKKNSSSSKTSSDQCKKKIVSFSKEKYEQKRKSTSSNGKMPSDDNVKKYSSVPSGSVVRKSSAEPVDLISSITPPGSSRYLLSDKVFFEGLPDYEPVSALVPVGDKENRNKGMNKQQEYESASSASSSSSLSKLPSPPSNQVVVLRVSLHCKGCEGKLRKHLSRMEGVTSFNIDFAAKKVTVMGDVTPVSVLASVSKVKNAQFWPTVSTTPSASPAPCPTQLKANN; encoded by the exons ATGAAGCTGAAAGGCATCGATATCTTCTGTGCATCACAAGCTTCAACAGCCATATGTTTCAGTATGGATCAagcctcttcttcctcatcagtCATCCAACTTGGTGGTCGAGCCATCGATCGCCACAATCCCATTATCCAAGATTCAAGAAGATCAAGTACTAGTACTAGATTTATCAATCCTCCTTGCTATTCTCACCCCCCTATCAATCCCAAAACCTACCATCAACTCCAGAAGTGCAAGAAAAACTCCTCATCTTCAAAGACAAGCAGTGATCAGTGCAAGAAAAAGATTGTGAGCttctcaaaagaaaaatatgagcAAAAGAGGAAGAGTACTTCTTCCAATGGTAAGATGCCGTCTGATGATAATGTTAAGAAGTACTCTTCTGTTCCAAGTGGAAGTGTTGTTAGGAAGAGCTCTGCTGAGCCAGTTGATCTTATCAGTAGTATTACTCCTCCTGGATCATCTAGATACCTTTTAAGTGACAAGGTGTTCTTCGAAGGGTTACCGGATTATGAACCAGTTTCGGCATTGGTTCCGGTTGGAGACAAGGAGAACCGAAACAAAGGGATGAATAAGCAGCAAGAATATGAATCCGCTTCTTCAGCAAGCTCTTCCTCATCTTTGTCAAAACTTCCTTCACCTCCCTCCAACCAG GTTGTAGTGTTAAGGGTGTCACTGCACTGCAAAGGCTGTGAAGGAAAACTGAGAAAGCATCTATCAAGAATGGAAG GAGTGACATCTTTCAACATAGACTTTGCAGCAAAGAAGGTGACTGTAATGGGAGATGTAACCCCTGTAAGTGTTCTTGCAAGCGTCTCAAAGGTGAAGAATGCTCAATTTTGGCCTACTGTGTCTACAACCCCATCTGCCTCACCAGCACCTTGTCCTACCCAACTAAAGGCCAACAATTAA